GTCACGTTCACCAGCTTTTCCATCAATGCGTCGCTTTACCGCAACCTGCCGTTCGATCCGCTGCGCGATTTCACGCCCATCAGCATGCTGGCGAACGTGCCCAGCGTGCTGGTCGCGCGCAAGGATTTTCCGGCGCAGAGCATGCCCGAATTCGTATCGCTGGTGAAAGCCCATCCGGGTAAATACACGATGGCGCTGGCGGCTATTGGTTCGTCGGTCCACATGGCCGGCGAGCGCATGAAGATGATGGCCGGCCTGGATATCCTGAATGTGCCATACAAGGGCACCTCGCCGGCCATCAACGATCTGCTCGGCGGCCAGGTGGATATGATGTTCGCCAGTTCGCTCAATGTCCTGTCGCACATCAACAATGGGGCGCTCAAGGCGCTGGGCGTCACCAGCCCGCAGGCGCTGCCCCAGTTTCCCGGCGTGCCGCCCATCGGCGATACCATCAAGGGTTTCGAATCCAATGCGTGGTTCGCCCTGTTCGGCCCGGCCAAGCTGCCGCCCAAGACGCTCGCGATGCTCAACGCCGCGGCGCGCAAGGCGGTCAATACGCCCGAGTTCCGCCAATTGCTCGAGCGCGATGCCGCCGTCGCGGTCAGCAGCAGTCCGGAAGAACTGGATGCCTTCGTGCGCAAAGACATCGAACGCTACGCCGAGATCGTCAAGTTCACTGGCGCCACGGTCAATTGATTTTCAGGAGTCCACTGTGTCCGATAGCCCGCTGCCCCTGTACCACAAGGTATATCTGTTGCTGAAACAGCGGTTGCAGGCAAGCGGTTTTGCCCCCGATGTGGCCATGCCGGGCGAGAACGCGCTGGCAGCCGAATACGGCGTGTCGCGGCTGACCATCCGCCGCTCGCTCGACGCACTGGAGGCCGAAGGCCTGATCGAGCGCCGCCAGGGCCGCGGCACCTTCGTTGCCGGTCCCGCGCTGCTATCGGTACCGCAGCAAAGCTCCGATATCGACGCGCTGATCGCGCACATGGCCCGCATGGGCATGCAGACGCAGGTGCGCCTGCTGGAGTTCGATACGGTGCCGGCCTCGCCCCAAGTGGCGGCGCGCCTGGAATTGGCGGCGGGGGCGCCGGTGCAGCGCTCGGTGCGGGTGCGCAGCCATCAGCATCTGCCGTTTTCCTATCTTGTCACCTTTGTGCCGGGCGACATTGGCCAGCGCATCCGCCGCAAAGATCTCGGATCCAAGCCGCTGCTGGCAATTTTCCGCGATCTGAACGTGCGCGTGGCACGGGCCGAGCAATCGATTTCGGCGGTGCTGGCCGAGCCTGGCGTGGCCGAACAGCTTGGTGTTGCAGTGGGGTCGGCGCTGCTCAGCCTGCACCGGGTGGTGCGCGACGAATCCGGCCGGCCGGTGGAATGGCTGCATGCCCAGTACCGGCCCGACCGCTACGAATACCGCATGAATATGCAAGCCCACGACATGCCCGGCCAGCCTACCTGGCTGCCGGCTGCCATGCCGGTCGAGGCGAGCGCTTGAATAGGCCTTTTCCCATGCCTGCCCAGACCCTGGCCCAGAAGCTGCTGGCCGCCGCGTCCGGCCGCGACGCCGTGCGCGTCGGCGAAATCCTGACCTGCAAGGTCGACCTGGCCATGTTCCACGATTCCAGCGGCCCGCGCCGACTCAAGCCCATGCTCGAAGAGCTCGGCACCGGCCTGTGGGACCGTTCCAAAGTGGTGCTGGTGATGGACCACTACGTGCCCGAGGCCGACGACGAATCGCGCCGCATCATCCGCATCGCCCGCGACTGGGCGCGCGAACAGGCGCTGCCCCACGTGTACGACTCGGTGGGCATCTGCCATGTGGTGGTGTCCGAGCATGGCCACGTGCGCCCGGGCATGTTCTGCGTGGGGGGCGACTCGCATTCGCCCACCGGGGGCGCCTTCGGCGCGTACATGTTCGGCGTGGGCAGCACCGAAATGCTGGGCGTGGTCGCCAGCGGCGAAATCTGGATGCGGGTGCCCGACACGCTGATGATGCGCTGGAATGGCCGGCTGGCCCCCGGCGTCACGGCGAAGGACATGATGCTGCACATGATCGGGCGGTTCGGCATGAACGGCGGCCGGTATCAGGCCGTGGAATTCTGCGGCGAGGCGGTGCGCGCGCTGTCCATGCAGGAACGCATGACCCTGTCGAACATGTCGGCCGAACTCGGCGCCCAGGCCGGGCTGGTGGCTCCCGATGCCGTCACGTCCGGCTATTTGCGCCAGGCCGGCGTGGCCGCTGTCGATACGACCGGCTGGCATTCCGATCCCGATGCCGCCGCGCAATGGCACGAGTTCGACGCCACGGCGCTCGAACCCCAGGTGGCCACTCCGCACAGCCCGGCCAATGCCGCGCCGGTGCAATCGTATGGCCGCACGCCGGTCCAGGTAGCCTACATCGGCGCCTGTACCGGCGCCAAGCTCGACGACTTGCGGGCCGCCGCCCGCGTGCTGCGGGGGCGGCAAATCGCGGCCGGTGTCAGCCTGATGGTGGCGCCCGCCAGCCAGCGCGACCAGGCCGCCGCCGAGGCCGAGGGCGTGCTGCCCGCGCTGCTGCAGGCCGGCGCCACGCTGCTGCCCACCACGTGCGGCGCCTGCTCGGGCTATGGGGGCTCCATTCCCGAAGGCGCCAATGTCATCGCCACCACGGCGCGCAACTTCAAAGGCCGCATGGGGGCGGCCAGCGCCCGGGTCTACCTGGCGTCTCCTTATACGGTGGCGGCCTCGGCCCTGGCCGGGCGCATTGCCGACCCCCGCGAGGTCCTGCCATGAACCACACCCACAAAGCCTGGCGCGTCGGCGACGATATCGATACCGACCAGCTCGCGCCCGGCGGCTACATGAAGTTCGGCATTGCCGAGATCGCCTGCCATTGCCTGGAGGGCGTGCGCCCCGACTTCGCCGGCGGCGTGCGGGCCGGCGACGTGCTGGTGGCCGGCCGCAACTTCGGCATCGGTTCGTCGCGCGAGCAGGCCGCCGCCGCCCTGGTGCGGCTGGGCCTGCGGGCCGTCATCGCGCCCAGCTTCAGCGGCCTGTATTTCCGCAATGCCTTCAACGTGGGCCTGCTGCTGCTGACCTGCCCGCGCGCCGGCGAAATCGCCGAAGGCGAGCAGGTCGGCATCGACCTGCCCAATTGCCGCGTGCTGCGCGCCGACGGCACGGCGCTGCCCTGCGAACCGGTGCCAGGCTTCCTGCTCGACATGGTGCAGGCCGGCGGCCTGCTCATGCAGTTGAAGCGCCGGCTCGCCGATGGCTCGCTGCCCCGATATCCCCTGAGAGCCTGATGAATCCACGTTCCTTGAAAGACAAGCTGGCCGCCGGCCAGGCGGTGCTGGCCCCCGGCATCTACGACGCGCTGTCGGCCCTGATCGCCGAACAGGCCGGCTTCGACGCGCTGTATCTGTCGGGCGCCTCCATCGCCTACACGCGGCTGGGCCGCTCCGATGTCGGCCTGACTACCTACACCGAAGTCGAGGACGTGCTGGCGCGCATCACCGAGCGGGTGCGCTGCCCGGTGATCGTCGACGGCGACACCGGCTTCGGCAATGCCCTGAACGTGCAGCGCACGGTGCGCGGCTTCGAGCGCGCCGGCGCGGCCATGATCCAGCTGGAAGACCAGGGCTTTCCCAAGCGCTGCGGGCACCTGGCGGGCAAGTCGCTGGTGCCCGCCGGCGAAATGTGCGGCAAGCTGCGCGCCGCGCTGGACGCGCGCGCCAGCGACGCCACCCTGATCCTGGCCCGCACCGACGCCGTGGCGGTCGAGGGGCTGGATGCCGCCTTCGAGCGTGCCGAACGCTACCTCGAGTGCGGGGTCGACGCCATTTTCATCGAGGCCCTGCGCTCGCCCGCCCAGCTGGACGCCGCCTGCGCACGCTTCGCCGCGCGCGTGCCCCTGCTGGCCAATATGGTGGAAGGCGGCCAGACGCCCATCGAAAGCGCCGCCGCCCTGGCCGCGCGCGGTTTCCGCATCGTCATCTTTCCCGGCGGCACGGCCCGCGCCGTGGCCCACGCGCTGCAGGCGTACTACGGCAGCCTGCGGCAGCAGGGCACCACCGCCCCGTGGCGCGACCGCATGCTGGACTTCGACCAGCTCAATGCGCTGATCGGCACGCCGGCCTTGCTGGAAGAGGGCAGCCGCTACGGCTAGCCGGCGCAGCCGGCGAATGTCAGCAAGCTGTCAGGTTTCCAGGGCTACCCTTGGAAACCCTCTTTCGCGCAAGGCCGTCCGCATGCCTTTTACACGCACCGCCCGCCTCGATACCGCCGCCTCCGCCTACGACCGCACCACCATCGCCCTGCATTGGCTGACCGCGCTGCTGGTCATCGCGCTGTTCGTGCTGGCGCAGGTGTGGGAAGCCATGCCGCATGGCACGCCTGCGCGCAAGTCGCTGCAGGGGCTGCATGTGTCGCTGGGCCTGCTGCTGACCGCATTGTTCATATGGCGGGTCGTATGGCGCGCCACCGCGGGCAGGCAGCTGCCGCCGGCTTCCCACGGCGTGCTGCAGGTTACCGCCAAGGGCGTGCACTACGCGCTTTACCTGCTGCTGGCGGCCCAGATCGTATTGGGTTTCCTGTTCCGCTGGGCCCAGGGCGAGCCCTTCACATTTTTTGGCTGGTTCTCGATACCGAAGCTGCTGCCGCTGACGCGCGAGCAGCGGGGTTTTTTCGGCGACCTGCACAATATCGTGGCGTGGGTGATCGTGGTGCTGGCCGGGCTGCACGCACTGGCCGCGCTATGGCACCACTATGCGCGGCGCGACGGCGTGCTGCGCCGCATGGCGGGCTGTAGCCGGGCCAGCCGGCCGCAGTAGCGCCCGCGGCGGCGGCCGGCGCAATCGGCGCTAGGCGCTCTTGCCGCCGGCCGGCGGGTTGCCGCGCGGCAGCCAATGCCAGAACACCGCGGCGCCCGCCAGCCCGAAAGCCCCCATCGCCGCCACCGCGGCGGCCAATGACACCAGCGCGGTAATGGCCGACAGCACCACCGGCCCCAGGCTGCTGCCCAGGTCGGCCACCAGCCGCCAGATACCCAGGAATTCGGTGCGGCCCGCCGACGGCGCGGCATCGGCGCCCAGTGTCATGACAATGCCCGAACCTATGCCGTTGCCCATGCCCAGCATCATCGACACGATCACGAAACCCACCACGCCGCTGGTCAGCGAGGTGCCGAGCAGGGCAAAGCCCATCAGCAGGGTAGAGGGCACGGCCACCCACAGCCGGCCGCGCCGGTCCATCAGCGTGCCGGCCGGGTAGAACACCGACATGTCGATGGCAGCCACCAGGCCGTAGATGATGGAGGTGGTGGTGGGGTTGATGCCCAGGTGGTCGGCCCACAGCGGGATGACCACCTGGCGCGAGGCGCGCACCGCGCTCACCAGCAGAATGCCCAGCCCCAGGGTCAGGAACACGCGCCGGTGCGCCCGCGCGACATCCAGTACGCGCGGCTTGGCCTGCACGGCGGCATCGCGGCGCTCGGGCGGCGTCATGTCGGGGGCCAGGTGGGCGATCAGGCCGGCGCCGGCCATGGCCACCGCCGCTACCCAGTAGGCGCCCTGCAGGCCCATGAAGTGAATCAGCGCGGCGCCGGCGAACGGGCCCACGAACACCCCGATCCGCATGGTGCCGGCCAGCGTCGACAGGGCGCGTGCGCGCATGTACGCGGGCACGGCGTCGATCATATAGGTCTGGCGCGCCAGCATGAACACCGACGAGGCCATGCCGATCAGGAACACGCCCACTGCCAGCATCGATGCGTGGCCCGCAAAAATGCACAGCAGCAGCGCCAGCACGCTGAGCGCCGCGGCGCCCATCATCGACAGCCGCTCGCCGTAGCGCGAGGTGATCATCGCCGCCGGAATATTGCTGACCAGCGATCCGATGCCGATCAGCGCCACGATCAGGCCGGACGTCGCCACCGAAGCGTCCAGCTCGCGCGCGCTCAGGGCCACCACGGGCAGGATGGCGCCATTGCTGACGCCGTAGAGAATGGATGGCCCGAACGCCGGGACGGCTATGCTCTTGAAACTGAAGGGGGCGTCGCGGTTCGACACGATGATGCGCGAGGAAATGGGGCAAGGCCGCTATTCTAGCCGGCCGACGCTTGCCGGCCGGTGCGCCGGCACGCTATCTTTGGGGCATGGCGCCTCCTCATCCCACCGGCCAGGCTCCGTTCTTCATCGTGCAGAACACGGGTTCGGGCCGCGACAATGCGCATGACGTCCAGGCCACGATCCGCCAGGTGCTCGATGCGGCGGGCCGTCGCCACGAGCTCATTCCCGTCGACGATGGGCGGCAATTGCCGGCCGCCGCGCAAGCCGCGGTCGAGCGGGCCCGCCAGCAGGGCGGCATCGTCGTCGCCGCCGGCGGCGACGGCACGCTCAGCGCCGTGGCCCAGGTGGTGCTGGGCACGGGCCTGCCGTTCGGCATCCTGCCGCAGGGCACTTTCAACTACTTCGGCCGCACCTACGGCATTGCCCAGAATACCGAAGCCGCCGCCCGCAGCCTGGTCGCGGCCCGGCCCCAGCCGGTGCAGGTCGGCCTGGTCAATGGCCGCGTGTTCCTGATCAACGCCAGCCTGGGGCTGTACCCGCAGCTGCTGGAAGACCGCGAGGCCTACAAGCAGCGCTTTGGCCGCAGCCGGGCCGTGGCTTTGTGGTCGGCCCTGGCCACGCTGGCGCGGGCCCACCGGCAGCTGGCCGTGCAGCTCGAACACGAGGGGCAGGTGCGCCAGCTGCGCACGCCCACCATCGTGATCGGCAACAATGCCCTGCAACTCGAGCAAGTGGGCATTGCCGAGGCCGACGAGCTGGCGCGCTGCCGGCTGGTGGCCATGGGCGTCAGGCCGGCCGGCACGCTGGCCTTGTACGGCCTGGTGCTGCGTGGCTGGCTCAGCCGGCTGGGCGACGCCGACCACGTCTTCAGTTTCGGGTTCGATCGCCTGACCGTGCGCGTCGGGCGCGGGCGCCGGCGCGTCAAGGTGGCCCTGGACGGCGAGATCCACTGGTTGGATGCTCCGCTGGAATTCACCGTATCGCCGCAACCCTTGTTACTGCTGGTGCCGCCCGAAGCGCAGCGCTCGGAACGCGCATGACGCGCATCCTGCATATTTCCGACACGCATTTCGGCACCGAGCGCGAGCCGGTGGTGCGGGCGCTGCTGGCGCTGGCGCAGCGCCTGCAGCCCGAGCTGGTGCTGCTGGGCGGCGACATCACGCAGCGTGCCCGGCGCGCCCAGTTCGCCGCCGCGCGCCGCTTCGTGCAGGCCCTGCAGCGGCCCGTGCTGGCAGTGCCGGGCAATCACGATATTCCGCTATTCAACCTGGCAGCGCGCCTGTTCGATCCCTATGGCGGCTACCGGCGCGCGCTGGGCATCAATCTCGAGCCCGTCGTCGAAACCGGCGGCCTGCTGGCCATCGGCGTCAATTCCACGCGCCCCGGCCGCCACAAAAACGGCCAGGTCTCGGCCGGCCAGGTGCTGCGGGTGGCCCAGCGCCTGCGCGAAGCAGGCCCCGGGCGCCTGCGGGTGGTGCTGCTGCACCATCCGGTGCGCGCCGCCGTCGACAGCGATCGCAGCAACCTGCTCATCGGCCGCGATCTGGCCGTGCCCGCCTGGGTCGATGCGGGCGCCGACCTGATCCTGGGCGGGCACATCCACCTGCCGTACATCCTGCCCATCCATGGCGCGGCCGGCCCGGCGCCGCGCCGGGCCTGGACCATCCAGGCCGGCACCGCCGTGTCGCACCGGGTGCGCGGCGGTATTTCCAATTCGGTCAATGTCATCGACCATTTGACCGATAATGGGCGGCATCAATGTTCGGCCCAGCGCTGGGATTACGCCGCCGGCTCCGGCGAATTCCAGTGTGTGGCCAGCCAGACGCTCGACCTGCAACGCGGCGGCTAGGGCGCACAAGCCCCGGCCGCCGCGCACTTCCGCCATCGCATGAACGCCTGCATCGATTGGGTTGCCGCCCATCCTCTGTTGATATTCCTGGCCGTGCCGGCCGTGGCCGGCCTGTGCGCCGGATGGCTGGGCCACCGGCTGGGGCCGCGTGCGCATGCGCGCCCGGCCTGGGTCTGCTGGGGCGTGGCGGCGGGAGCCGGGGCGGTCTTCCTGGGGCTGGCGGCGGCCATGAGCCTGCAAGCCGGCCTGGTCGGCCTCGATGACGCCCTGGCGTCCCAACTCAGCCTGTCGATGCCGCCGTCGCTGCTGTGGCTGCTGTCGTGGTTCACCTACCTGGGCGACCGCGACCTGCTCACGGTGATCGCCGTCGGCATGACCGTTGCGCTGCTGTGGCGGCGGCAATGGGGGCTGGCGCTGGCCTGCGCAGTCGCCACCGGCGGCGCGGGCGCGCTCAACCAGGCGCTCAAGCACCTGTTCCAGCGCGTGCGGCCGGAACATGTCCATGGCTATGTCAGCGCCGACGGCTGGAGCTTTCCCAGCGGCCACGCCTCGGCGGCCCTGGCGGTTTACGGATTCGCCTGCTATCTGGCGCTGCGCGTCCTGCCGCCGCGCTGGCACGCGCCCTGCCTGGCGGGCGCCGCGGCCCTGATCATCGCCATCGGCGTCAGCCGGGTGCTGCTGCAGGTGCACTATCTCAGCGATGTGGTCGCCGGCTTTGCGCTCAGCCTGGCGTGGCTGGCGCTGTGCCTGGCCGGCGCCGAACGCCTGCGCGCCTTCAGGCGGCGCGCATAGCCTGCAACACCGCCCGCGCGCTGGCAGTATCGAAACGCGGCGGCAGCATGCGCGCCGCCAGGGTTTCGTCGGCCGCGCCCGCCACATAGGTGGCGCCGGCCGCCTGCACCGCGCTGCGCAGGCCGGCCGTCGCGGCCGGCGGAAGGGCGCGCAAGTTCCAGAGCAGCTTGCCGCGGATGTCCGCGCCCACCTTGCCGTCGCTGAAGCGCTCTAGCGTGCGGTCGATTTCGCGCTGGCCCGGCAGCGCCAGCACCACCACGTCCGATTCGCGCAGGGCCTCGTCGGCCGTGGCCGCCAGCGTGGCTGCGCCGCGGAAGGGTTCGCATTGCGCCGGCGCCTTGTCGAAGACGGTCAGGGCCAGTTCGGGCGGCGCGGCCGCCAGCAGCTTGCGGGCGGCCGCGCTGCCGGCCGTGCCCAGGCCGATGATGCCCACCCGGGGAGGCAGCGGCGCGGTCATGGCGCCGGCACCGACCAGGTGCTGACAATATGGGCCACCGGTTCCGAGGCGTGCTCGCCGTGCAGCACGACTTCGCCGGCGGCCAGGCGGCCCGTTTTCAGCAGCCGCGCCTCGGCCACCACCGCGCCCGCGGGGCTCTTGCGCAGGAAATTGATGGTCAGGCTGGCCGTGACCGCCCCGGCTTGGCCTGTGGCGCCCACCACCGCGGCATACAGCGCCAGGTCGGCCAGCCCCATCAGCATGGGGCCCGCCACGATGCCGCCCAGGCGCTGGTGGGCGTCGCGCGCCGGCAGAATGGCCCGCGCCGTGCCGTGGCCGATATCGGTGATCTGCACGCCCAGCACCTCGGCGAACGGATGCTGCTCGGCCAGCAGGCGGTGGAAATCCGCCACGCTGATGCGGGGCGTGGAAGAGGGCAGTGTCATTGGCGTTGCTCCAGCGTCGTGCAGAAACGTTCCAGCAGCTCGTCGGCCTGCTGGCCCAGGGACTTCAGGCGGCGGGTATGAAACAGCAGCAGCAGGCCCATCAGGTATGTGAATACTTGCATCTGCTCCGCGGCTACGACATCGTCCGGCCACTGCTTGGCCAGGCGCAGGCCGTGGCCCAGCTGCGCCACGCAGCGGCGCAGGCGCACGTTCAGCCGCTCGTCCGCCTCGCGGCCCAGGCCCCGCGGGCCCAGCCCCTGGAACAGGTACATGCCCAGCGAGAACTCGGTGGCGCGCCCGGCGTAATACTGGAAGAAGGCCTCCACGACGCGACGCGCCGCCCCGGCGGGACTGCCGTCCAGGGCGTGGTCCAGCTGCCCGTGCAGCCTCGCCAGCGAAGCTTCGAGCAGCTCGGCATAAATGGCTTCTTTGCCGCCGAACCAGGGGTAGATGGCGCCCGTAGTGCAGCCGGCCTCTTTGGCGATGGCCCGCACCGTGGTCTTTTCCAGGCCATCGCGCTCGAACACCCGCTGCGCCGCTTCCAGGATAAGCTGGCGCCGCAGGGCAGTGAGCTGCTGCGCGCGCGTGGCGGCGGGGGCAAAGTCGGGTTCCATACAGGGCGGCAGGCGGAATATAGCGATGCTTCTATTTAATAACGTTGTTATTTCTGGCGCAATCATTGCATCCCGCCGCCCGCTCTTCCGGGGCCGACATAGATGTATCGAGTCTGTGCTGTCCTGTATCCAGGATTGTGCCGCGTTACCAAAGCAATATTGGCGCCGGGGCTGCCAGTGTGCCGCGATCTCGCATGAAACGGCATGAATACTGGCTCCGGCCGGCATGCAGGGTAAACACTGAGACGGCTCCGCCCAGATGTCCCGCATGTTGCAAGATACCAACATCACTGGCGCCGAACCGGCACTTTTCTGGCGGCGACCATAGCCAGTCCCTGGGTTTTTTGATGCAATAGCGTCAACTTCCCTTCGCGGAGTTAGGGGGGCGGCAGGCTGACGCAAGCATTGCTGCTCTTGTCACTCAAATCAACGGAGATTTCTTAAATGAAAAAGACTCTGCTCGCTGCCGCCCTGCTCGCCGGTTTCGCCGGTGTGGCCCAGGCAGAAACCTCGGTGACGCTGTACGGCCTCATCGACACCGGTATCGGCTACAACAAGGTCAAGGGCGACGGTTTCGATGGCAGCCGCATCGGCATGATCAACGGCGTGCAGAACGGTTCGCGCTGGGGCCTGCGTGGCACCGAAGATCTGGGTGACGGCCTGCAAGCCGTGTTCCAACTGGAAAGCGGCTTCAACTCCGGCAACGGTAGCTCCGCTCAAGGCGGCCGCCTGTTCGGTCGTCAAGCCACCATCGGTCTGCAAAGCGACAGCTGGGGCCGTCTGGACTTCGGTCGTCAAACCAACATCACGTCGAAGTACTTCGGCTCGATCGATCCGTTCGGCGCCGGCTTCGGCCAAGCCAACATCGGCATGGGCATCAGCGCCGCCAACACCGTTCGTTGGGACAACATGGTCATGTACCAGACCCCGTCCTACAGCGGCTTCCAGTTTGGCGTTGGCTACTCGTTCAGCGTGGATGACGAGGCTGCCGACGACCGCGTTGGCTTCCGCACCGCCGACAACGTCCGTGGCATCACCACCGGCCTGCGTTACGTGAACGGCCCGCTGAACGTCGCTCTGTCGTACGACCAGCTGAACGCCTCGAACAACCAGGCTCAAGAGCAAGTCGACGCCACCCCGCGTTCGTACGGCATCGGCGGTTCGTATGACTTCGAAGTGGTCAAGCTCTCGCTGGCCTACGCCCGCACCACCGACGGCTGGTTCGGCGGCCAAGGCATCAACGGCGTTGACGGCACCGTCCTGACCTCGAACGTCTTCGCTGACGGCTTCAAGGCCAATTCGTACATGGTCGGCCTGTCGGCCCCCATCGGCGGCGCTTCGAAGCTGTTCGGTTCGTGGCAGATGGTTGACCCCAGCAACGACAAGCTGACTGGCGGCGAAGAAAAGATGAACGTCTTCTCGCTGGGCTACACCTACGACCTGTCCAAGCGCACCAACCTGTACGCTTACGGTTCGTACGCCAAGAACTATGCCTTCATCGACGACGTGAAGAGCACGGCTGTCGGCGTCGGTATCCGTCACCGCTTCTAATCGGCTGCGGGGCGCAAGCCCCGCTTCGATTCCAAGCGCGCAGGCAGGCTTCGGCCGGCCTGCAAAAAGCCACCCTTCGGGGTGGCTTTTTCGTTCCTGCCGAAGGTCAATGCTTTCTTGTTTTCGAGCTGCCAGGTTCAGCGGACAGTCACTTAGCAAATGCTACAATCTGAAGGTTTGCGCATTTGACGGACGCCAGAATGAACTT
This genomic window from Bordetella petrii contains:
- a CDS encoding UTRA domain-containing protein; translation: MSDSPLPLYHKVYLLLKQRLQASGFAPDVAMPGENALAAEYGVSRLTIRRSLDALEAEGLIERRQGRGTFVAGPALLSVPQQSSDIDALIAHMARMGMQTQVRLLEFDTVPASPQVAARLELAAGAPVQRSVRVRSHQHLPFSYLVTFVPGDIGQRIRRKDLGSKPLLAIFRDLNVRVARAEQSISAVLAEPGVAEQLGVAVGSALLSLHRVVRDESGRPVEWLHAQYRPDRYEYRMNMQAHDMPGQPTWLPAAMPVEASA
- a CDS encoding cytochrome b, with translation MPFTRTARLDTAASAYDRTTIALHWLTALLVIALFVLAQVWEAMPHGTPARKSLQGLHVSLGLLLTALFIWRVVWRATAGRQLPPASHGVLQVTAKGVHYALYLLLAAQIVLGFLFRWAQGEPFTFFGWFSIPKLLPLTREQRGFFGDLHNIVAWVIVVLAGLHALAALWHHYARRDGVLRRMAGCSRASRPQ
- a CDS encoding 3-isopropylmalate dehydratase large subunit — protein: MPAQTLAQKLLAAASGRDAVRVGEILTCKVDLAMFHDSSGPRRLKPMLEELGTGLWDRSKVVLVMDHYVPEADDESRRIIRIARDWAREQALPHVYDSVGICHVVVSEHGHVRPGMFCVGGDSHSPTGGAFGAYMFGVGSTEMLGVVASGEIWMRVPDTLMMRWNGRLAPGVTAKDMMLHMIGRFGMNGGRYQAVEFCGEAVRALSMQERMTLSNMSAELGAQAGLVAPDAVTSGYLRQAGVAAVDTTGWHSDPDAAAQWHEFDATALEPQVATPHSPANAAPVQSYGRTPVQVAYIGACTGAKLDDLRAAARVLRGRQIAAGVSLMVAPASQRDQAAAEAEGVLPALLQAGATLLPTTCGACSGYGGSIPEGANVIATTARNFKGRMGAASARVYLASPYTVAASALAGRIADPREVLP
- a CDS encoding isocitrate lyase/PEP mutase family protein — encoded protein: MNPRSLKDKLAAGQAVLAPGIYDALSALIAEQAGFDALYLSGASIAYTRLGRSDVGLTTYTEVEDVLARITERVRCPVIVDGDTGFGNALNVQRTVRGFERAGAAMIQLEDQGFPKRCGHLAGKSLVPAGEMCGKLRAALDARASDATLILARTDAVAVEGLDAAFERAERYLECGVDAIFIEALRSPAQLDAACARFAARVPLLANMVEGGQTPIESAAALAARGFRIVIFPGGTARAVAHALQAYYGSLRQQGTTAPWRDRMLDFDQLNALIGTPALLEEGSRYG
- a CDS encoding phosphatase PAP2 family protein; protein product: MNACIDWVAAHPLLIFLAVPAVAGLCAGWLGHRLGPRAHARPAWVCWGVAAGAGAVFLGLAAAMSLQAGLVGLDDALASQLSLSMPPSLLWLLSWFTYLGDRDLLTVIAVGMTVALLWRRQWGLALACAVATGGAGALNQALKHLFQRVRPEHVHGYVSADGWSFPSGHASAALAVYGFACYLALRVLPPRWHAPCLAGAAALIIAIGVSRVLLQVHYLSDVVAGFALSLAWLALCLAGAERLRAFRRRA
- a CDS encoding PaaI family thioesterase — its product is MTLPSSTPRISVADFHRLLAEQHPFAEVLGVQITDIGHGTARAILPARDAHQRLGGIVAGPMLMGLADLALYAAVVGATGQAGAVTASLTINFLRKSPAGAVVAEARLLKTGRLAAGEVVLHGEHASEPVAHIVSTWSVPAP
- a CDS encoding diacylglycerol/lipid kinase family protein, whose product is MAPPHPTGQAPFFIVQNTGSGRDNAHDVQATIRQVLDAAGRRHELIPVDDGRQLPAAAQAAVERARQQGGIVVAAGGDGTLSAVAQVVLGTGLPFGILPQGTFNYFGRTYGIAQNTEAAARSLVAARPQPVQVGLVNGRVFLINASLGLYPQLLEDREAYKQRFGRSRAVALWSALATLARAHRQLAVQLEHEGQVRQLRTPTIVIGNNALQLEQVGIAEADELARCRLVAMGVRPAGTLALYGLVLRGWLSRLGDADHVFSFGFDRLTVRVGRGRRRVKVALDGEIHWLDAPLEFTVSPQPLLLLVPPEAQRSERA
- a CDS encoding 3-isopropylmalate dehydratase translates to MNHTHKAWRVGDDIDTDQLAPGGYMKFGIAEIACHCLEGVRPDFAGGVRAGDVLVAGRNFGIGSSREQAAAALVRLGLRAVIAPSFSGLYFRNAFNVGLLLLTCPRAGEIAEGEQVGIDLPNCRVLRADGTALPCEPVPGFLLDMVQAGGLLMQLKRRLADGSLPRYPLRA
- a CDS encoding tripartite tricarboxylate transporter substrate binding protein, with the translated sequence MQRLQRVVMGGALLGALALPLAPALAQGDAIKLVVGAPPGGTTDTVARSIAQHMALDLKRTVLVENKPGAGGNIAADYVAKSNPDGNTLLVTFTSFSINASLYRNLPFDPLRDFTPISMLANVPSVLVARKDFPAQSMPEFVSLVKAHPGKYTMALAAIGSSVHMAGERMKMMAGLDILNVPYKGTSPAINDLLGGQVDMMFASSLNVLSHINNGALKALGVTSPQALPQFPGVPPIGDTIKGFESNAWFALFGPAKLPPKTLAMLNAAARKAVNTPEFRQLLERDAAVAVSSSPEELDAFVRKDIERYAEIVKFTGATVN
- a CDS encoding MFS transporter, with the translated sequence MSNRDAPFSFKSIAVPAFGPSILYGVSNGAILPVVALSARELDASVATSGLIVALIGIGSLVSNIPAAMITSRYGERLSMMGAAALSVLALLLCIFAGHASMLAVGVFLIGMASSVFMLARQTYMIDAVPAYMRARALSTLAGTMRIGVFVGPFAGAALIHFMGLQGAYWVAAVAMAGAGLIAHLAPDMTPPERRDAAVQAKPRVLDVARAHRRVFLTLGLGILLVSAVRASRQVVIPLWADHLGINPTTTSIIYGLVAAIDMSVFYPAGTLMDRRGRLWVAVPSTLLMGFALLGTSLTSGVVGFVIVSMMLGMGNGIGSGIVMTLGADAAPSAGRTEFLGIWRLVADLGSSLGPVVLSAITALVSLAAAVAAMGAFGLAGAAVFWHWLPRGNPPAGGKSA
- a CDS encoding NAD(P)-binding domain-containing protein; this encodes MTAPLPPRVGIIGLGTAGSAAARKLLAAAPPELALTVFDKAPAQCEPFRGAATLAATADEALRESDVVVLALPGQREIDRTLERFSDGKVGADIRGKLLWNLRALPPAATAGLRSAVQAAGATYVAGAADETLAARMLPPRFDTASARAVLQAMRAA
- a CDS encoding metallophosphoesterase family protein encodes the protein MTRILHISDTHFGTEREPVVRALLALAQRLQPELVLLGGDITQRARRAQFAAARRFVQALQRPVLAVPGNHDIPLFNLAARLFDPYGGYRRALGINLEPVVETGGLLAIGVNSTRPGRHKNGQVSAGQVLRVAQRLREAGPGRLRVVLLHHPVRAAVDSDRSNLLIGRDLAVPAWVDAGADLILGGHIHLPYILPIHGAAGPAPRRAWTIQAGTAVSHRVRGGISNSVNVIDHLTDNGRHQCSAQRWDYAAGSGEFQCVASQTLDLQRGG